TTGCCGATACCAATGCTTATCGTTTAGTTGCTGGTGAAAACGATGGCCTACCAGGCATCACCATTGATCGCTATGCAAATGTATTGGTATTGCAGCTGCTAAGTGCTGGAGCAGAGTTTCAGCGTACTAACCTTATTGAAGCGCTAAAACACTGCTTCCCAGATGATGTTATCTACGAACGCTCAGACGTAGATGTTCGCAAAAAAGAAGGTTTAGCTCCTCAACAAGGGTTGATTCATGGTGAGCTACCCGCTCAACCAATGGAAATAAATGAAAACGGTTTGCGCCTACTCATTAACGTGGAAACCGGCCATAAAACCGGTTACTACCTTGATCAACGTAATAACCGCAAACTGGTTGGCCAGCTCGCCAAGGGCAAAAAAATACTTAACTGTTTTTGTTACACCGGCGGCTTTGGCACCTATGCCTTGGCTGGCGGCGCTAAAAAGGTAGTCAACGTAGATGTCTCTGACGCCGCGTTAGAGATAGCCGCCAAAAACGTTGAATTAAACGACTTAGACACTAGCAAAATAACCCAGCTAAATGCCGATGTATTTAAGCAGCTGCGCGCCTACCGCGACTGTGATGAGCAGTTCGACATGATAGTGCTAGACCCACCAAAATTTGTTGATAGTAAAGCCAGTTTAAACCGCGCTAGCCGAGGTTATAAAGATATCAACATGCTAGCGATGCAGATGTTACGTCCTGGTGGAATATTGCTGACTTACTCCTGTTCTGGCCTTATGCCAACGAGTTTGTTTCAAAAAATCGTGGCCGATGCAGCCATTGATGCCAAACGAGAGATGCAGTTTCTTAAAACCCTAGAGCAAGCCGAAGATCACCCAGTTGGCGGCCCCTATCCAGAAGGTCACTACCTGAAAGGCTTTTTGTGTAGAGTTAAATAACTCTAGCCTCTTAACGCTTCAAAGACGCTGCTTTTGCAGCGTTTTTTTATTCTATCAACATATCTCGCTAAGCAAGTCTCACTAGCCATATTTCGCTACAAACGCTGACATATCCGCCACGGATTAAACAAGAAGACGACAGTTCTATACAAAAGATTTAGCGTATTAGTTTCATAATAAGTTTCACTAACTTAATGTAGGCAGCTAAGCGCTTAACAAGGGACATTAAAGCATGAGCAGATCAACGATTTATCGCTATGGTTTGTTACTCCTCTTCGTTGGAGTGGTGTTTTCCTGCTTGGATGATTCACCTCGAGTTAATGAAAAGAAAATTAGTTTCCCCTCCGGTGAGCTTAAGATAAGTGGCTCACTAATTACTCCCACCAATCTTCCAGGCCCTTACCCAGTTGTTGTGCTAATACACGGCGACGGTGCGATGCCTTATGATGCCTATGGCTATTACAAACCGATATGGACCGAGTTTGCCAAACGAGGCATTGCTACTTTAAGTTGGGATAAACCCGGTGTTGGCGGTTCAAGTGGAAACTGGTTAGAGTATTCTATGGAAGAGCGAGCGGAGATTGTAAGAAATGCAATAAGCTACCTACGCACGCAAAATGCCGTTATCGACCAGCAACACATCGGTTTAATGGGCTTTAGTCAAGCTGGCTGGGTACTGCCTAAAATAAGCAATCAACAGCAACAAGTTGATTTCGCTGTGTTTGTAGGTACTGCGATTAACTGGTTGCGCCAAGGCCAATACCACCGCAGCATCAGTAATGGTACTGGCAGTAATCCAGAATTCTATAAAACGCTACCTGATTCCTTGCTCACTCAAGCAGTAAAACAAAACTTGTCTTTCGCAGCTTACCAAAACGCACACCAAGATATGCTCACAAACGATCCCAACTTTAATGAGGGCTTGTTTACTGATGAAGCTCGTTACGGTTTTATCGCAAAAAACTGGATGAATGACGCAAGCTCAGAGTTAAGCCAAATAGACATTCCTATTCTCGCAGCTTTTGGACAAGACGATCTTAATGTAGATATCAACGATAGCATTTACCATTATCGCCAAGCCTTCGCCCATAACGACCCGGAGCTGCTAAGTATTAAGCCGTTTTCTGGAGCCAGTCATGGGCTATTGCAATCCTGGTTTTGGAATACTCAAAGCCCTGGAATCGCGCATATCTTAATGATTGAGTTTTTTGGCAAAAGCATGTTTGCCGACAACTCGCTTGACCAAATTGCGACTTGGGTGGAGCGCCAAGTTCAACACTAACGACTTAAGTCACTAGGCCTTAATCGCTGCATACTAAATCTTAAGGTCAGCATTAAATTAAATCACTTTAAACACCACTCGCTCATTGTCTTCAATATCTTCTATTTCGAGGATCACCCCAGAACTATCACGATTTAGCAGCGACGCTTTGAGGGTTGCCAAGCTATCGGCGTCATCGGAGAAATAAGCAGCCAATTTAGGCGGTAAGCATTTAAACAAAGTTTTTGCGATATATATGGGCAAATTGACCGAGTCAGAAAGGCTTCCGGTATCTAGCTGATAAGTTTCTATTCTTAATTTTTTCATACAGTCGCTTCCTTAGTGACTAACTACCATTGCTAACTAAAGCAACATCCATAAGAGATTTGAAATTAAACCATCCACAAGCCTTAGTGATAAAGAAATCACTAACAACTCTATAATAGTCAAAATTTTTATGAGCAGCTTGAAATGTATGAAACTAATTGCAGTGTTTACCCATAGCTATACAGGCAACAACAAGGATAGGAACTCTCTCAATCATAACTAGAGTAACTAGATAGACTCTGTTTTTAAGAAAGCACTTAATACATCAGAGGCAGAGATAATGCCAACACAGGCCGAACCTTCGGTAACAATAAGGTGATGGATTTTTTCATAACTCATAATTTCTGCGGCTTGCTGAATACTAATATCAGGCGCAACCTCTATCACCCGATGTGTACACAATTCCCAAGCATGTTCCAACTTTGGATTAGCTCGCTGCGTACTAAAGTGCACTAAATCACTTGCACTAATTACACCAAAAATGGCCCCGTCAGGGCTAAATACTGGAACACAACAAAGCTTGTTGTCATCTAATACTTGGCATACTTTTTCAACCGAATCGTCCAGCGCAACTCCGATTACATTGGTTTCCATGAAGCTGCTAATTTGAGTGCTCATTAGATTCCTCCTTAGCATTTAGTTCTCTAACCAAAAGGTTATTGATACTTTAATAGTAGTTGGATTTAATGCCTTAGGTGGCCACTCTAGTGTAAATGAGGCTCTAGCTTGTTGAAGATCAATATTGCTTAAACGAGCACACACATAGGCTGGCGATTAGGCTTGGTTATGCGGGTGAGCAGCCAGTGGTAACTAAGCGCCCTTATTTACCCCAACCACTAGCACCAACGTGATTTTACTCTGGTAAGTTATTCCAAAGCTTTACGCAGTAATAGATGGGCATGTGATCGGTAAAACTAATTTTACTGTCGGCTTGCCACTGTTTAAGGTTATCTCGCCATTCTTTGAATGACTCAAGTAAGTGCTGGTTTATCTCGGTAAGATCAACACTCAAGCTCTTACGCCGTTGTTCTTGAGCTTTAAAAGTATTAACAATAAGCGCTTTGTACTCGGTAGGGCTCTTTTCCGGTCGTTGGTAATCTATTTGCTGATTGCTGTGAATGTAAACCAGCTCGCCAACATCCTCAAAACCAAAGCTTATCGCGGGCAAATTAGGCGGTAACATCGGGATAGGATCTTTAGCGTGTTCTACTCGCCAAATAGGCCGGTGATTAATCTGCTCGATAAATTGTTGATTACCGACTCTGGGAGAACCATAAATATATAAACCCATTGCTTGTGGCACTTTAGCAAAACATAAGCTTGCTAAAGCACCACCCAAGCTATGGCCGGTAAGCCAAATGGGGCGGTCTGGGAAGTCTACTATCTGCTGCTCAATAAACTGCTGTAAGCCTTGCTCGCCACTCCAAACTTCGTCGAGCGCTTTGGCAAAGCCTTGATGTACTTTTCCACCTTCTGCAAAAGCTACAGGCATGCTGTCTAAATCTGTTTTTAACTCGTATAAGGCAGACAAAGATTTAAGCTCTGTGCCGCGAAAGGCAATAATTAAGGCTTCTTGATTACCGGCTGCCATGCATTCGGTGCCGGTGCCCTCAAAAAAAGTAAACTGCTCAAAACCAGCTAGTTTAAAAGCCATACGAGCAAAACCAGGGTGACAATAAGCAAGCAGTGAACATTCGGCCAACCACCAAGCATTTACCTCTGAGAACTCGGTATTGTTGGGCTGAAACGGATATTGATTAGCGCCTTCAAAATAAAGGTAATTCATATCGGGCGGAACAATGTCGTAGTTTTTGGCTTCGGGGATTGGCTTCTTCATGGCTAAAGCTGCTACTGTTAAGCGAACGATTAGCTTAACGCATTTACTAGGGGCTGTTGACCTTTCGAGCTGATTTTTGCGGCTTATATATACAAGGCAAAAGCTTTAATGTGTAGCAAGCCTAAATGAGAAGCTGAAAACGCCTTAGAAATAAGCCACAAACGCTGCCCGAAGGCTTCGGCTAAAACAGTAACACTCGCCTAGTTTTGAGTTACAAACGTAAGTTTGGCGGTGACTATCAGTATATAAAACTTAGCTAACAATAAAATTGGAGAACAAGTAATGGCAATGATTGCTGGCAAAATCCGCCTTATTGCAACAATGGCTTTGAGCTCATTATTGTTAGCATGTGTACCTACCATTCAAACCGTTTACCTCACACCACAAGTGCAAGGGAAGGTAGTGTTATTTACCCCAGGTGAGAGCACTAACTTTAGCCCTTTAAGTGGTATTACTGCTTACCACCCTTCTTCACCGGAAGCGGCGACACAATCCAATCAGCAAGGTGAATTTCTACTGGAGGCAAGCAGTACGGTGGAAGCCAGTTTATTGATGCCAGGGCACTCATTAAATTACTACCCAGTAACAGTACAAACCGAAACATTTAGTTATACAGTGTTAGCGCAAGCCTCAACTAAGATGTTAGATCTAGAAACTGTTAAGCTAAGCAGTGTAGTTGTTAGCGATGAACTCGAAGGTAAACAGCTGTTAGCTGATTCTGGCCCAAACGCACTTAAGTACTGTAATCTGAATTCGGTTAAACAGCTGCGCAGAGAACAAGCTGTTCATCAACTGATAAAGCAATACTATCCAGCGCCAGAGCGACTTGAACAGCCCGTGCTTAGCTATATCAAAGACCAACAGCAACAAACTTTAATGTGGTTAGAATACGTAAAGCGCTCATGCAATTGGGAGGATGAAGACGGCTACCCTCGCTACCGTGATATGAAAGACGCTCGCGAGTATTTTGCTAAATTAGAAACAAGCTTGCTCAACTAAAGCGTCAAGTAAAAACAAAAACGCTGCTTATAATAAGCAGCGTTTTTATTTAGTTCGGGGGGGGGAAATTAAACCGCGACATCCACTTGCACAGGGCAATGATCAGAGCCCATAACATCATTCAAAATGTCAGCATCACTAACTTGAGCAGCAAAGACTTCACTCACCAAGAAGTAATCAATTCTCCAGCCAATGTTTCGGCCACGTGCGCCAGCTCGGTAACTCCACCAGCTGTATTTAACCTCATCCTGTTTCTTTAAGCGGAAGGTATCAACAAAACCAGCAGCGGTTAAATTATCAATGCCGTCAATTTCTGCCTGCATATAGCCAGCGCTTTTGTTGTAGTTAGGTTTTGGACGGGCTAAGTCGATGTCTTTGTGAGCAACGTTTAAATCACCACAAACTAATACCGGTTTACGCTCTTCTAAAGCTTTTAGATACGCTAAGAAGTCGGCGTCCCACTGTTGACGGTATTCTAGGCGTTTTAGTTCACTGCCTGAGTTAGGGGTATATACCGTTACCAAGATGAATTGCTCGTATTCTGCAGCAATCACCCGACCTTCTTGGTCGTGCTCTTCAATGCCCATGTCATATTCAACATTTATTGGCTGTTGCTTGCTTAAAATGGCAGTGCCTGAGTAGCCTTTTTTTACCGCAGAGTTGCTGTAAATATGGTAGCCCTCAAGTTCATTTAAGGCCTCTACCACCTGATCGTCTTGTGCTTTGGTTTCTTGTAGACACAAGATATCAGTTTGCATTGATTCCAACGACGCCATGAAGTCTTTTTTCATCACAGCTCTAATGCCATTTACGTTCCACGATACTAAACGCATTCGCCCTTCCTTCAGAAAGTAAAAAAGTGGTGTTCAATAGCTGCCAAACAACAGCGCACTGAATCAAATAAGGCAAGTATTGTAGCAGGCTTGAAGCAAATGAAACAAAACATTCAATAGCTAAGGACGATTAAAAACACAAAACCAATAGGTTGGCATGAGTGAGTATTTTATAATCAAGTGGTGGCTAAACCACAATACAATGAGGATGAAATATGGCTAAGAACATTAATGGTAACAAAGATGGCACTAATGGTGAAAACCAATCCTATACAATTCGTGGCCGCGGAGTAGTCTCTCGCTCTAAGCTAGTACAAGAAATCAATGCTGGGCGACATCCCGATTTCCATGTGATCGATGTAAATGGACAAAAATTCGCTAGAGCAAACAGAGACTGCAGCACTAATAACAATATAGACAAGTAGCAAGAGACCGGAAATGGATTTCCCTTTTCTATATTACTGCTTGAACCTGAATAATATCCTACAAAATAATATGTGGTAGGTAGCGGCTCATATCTTGGGTTACCAAACTACTATCTTCACGAATAGAGATGCCTGCTGCTTGGTCGTCCACCAGCCAACTGCCGATTAGGGTAAAGTTATCGCCATAGCGTGGTAGCTCATGCAGGGCTTGGTATATGTAGCCTTCTTCACCATAAGGGCCATGAGTATTGGCTATTTTTTCTTCGCCGCGCAGTATTGAAATATTGGCACCCTCACGGGAGAAGATAGGCTTCTTAACAATTCCTGCACTAAAGTTGGCTTGCGAAAGTTGGTCTTCGAAAAATGACGGCAGCAAGTTAGGATGGTTAGGAAACATTTTCCACAACATTGGCAATAAAGCCTTATTAGAAATAATGCTTTTCCAGGCAGGCTCTAACCAACGTATATTTTGCTTACCTAAGCTGTCACCAAACTCTTCATCAAACATAAACTCCCACGGATAGAGTTTAAACATCCAAGTGATGACTTCATCGTTTAGGTTGGTAAAGCGTTTCTCGGCGTCGATACCGATATCTTCGACAAACACAAATTTGGTATCTAAGCCCGCCGCTATCGCACAATCCTCCATGTATTGCACGGTGCCGCGATCCTCATCGGTATCTTTACAACAAGCAAAGTGCAACTCCCTACCTGGGGTCAAGTACTGTAAATCGCTAAAGCGATTTACCAGCTTTTCTTGCAGGCTATTAAACTGATCACTGGCTGGACTTAATACGCCTTGGTCAACGTTGTCTTTTAGCCACAACCATTGCCAAAAACCACTTTCGTATACCGATGTAGGCGTGTCAGCATTATTTTCGTATAACTTAGCGTCACCTTTGCCGTCGTAACAAAAGTCTAAACGCGAGTACAGACAAGGCTCGCCGTTCAACCAAGACTGACGAACAAAATCCCAGTGTTTTTCTGGAATACAAAAACGGCGCATTAACTGTTCGTCACGCACTACTTTGTCCACTACTTCAAGACACATTTGATGTATCTCTTCGGTAGGAGCTTCTATGCCGTTTTCAATTTGCTCTAGAGAAAACTGATAATAGGCCGACTCGTCCCAGTACTTGTCGCCGTACATGGTGTGGTAGTTAAAACCATATTCTTTGGCTTGCTGCTGCCAGTTTAGTCGTTCTTTTATCGGTACTCGTAACACGCTTAACCGCCCCAGCTAGATTTAGAGCCACCCCAAGATGACTTAGCCGAGGCTTTTGCACCAAATCCGC
The Agarivorans aestuarii DNA segment above includes these coding regions:
- a CDS encoding class I SAM-dependent methyltransferase, giving the protein MSGIITLKAKRDKALLRRHPWIFSNGIHKVSGKPLSGETVEVYSAEGKYLATAAYSPESQIRARVWSFDQLQDIDKQFFIDRLEDAQAARQILGEFADTNAYRLVAGENDGLPGITIDRYANVLVLQLLSAGAEFQRTNLIEALKHCFPDDVIYERSDVDVRKKEGLAPQQGLIHGELPAQPMEINENGLRLLINVETGHKTGYYLDQRNNRKLVGQLAKGKKILNCFCYTGGFGTYALAGGAKKVVNVDVSDAALEIAAKNVELNDLDTSKITQLNADVFKQLRAYRDCDEQFDMIVLDPPKFVDSKASLNRASRGYKDINMLAMQMLRPGGILLTYSCSGLMPTSLFQKIVADAAIDAKREMQFLKTLEQAEDHPVGGPYPEGHYLKGFLCRVK
- a CDS encoding alpha/beta hydrolase family protein; protein product: MSRSTIYRYGLLLLFVGVVFSCLDDSPRVNEKKISFPSGELKISGSLITPTNLPGPYPVVVLIHGDGAMPYDAYGYYKPIWTEFAKRGIATLSWDKPGVGGSSGNWLEYSMEERAEIVRNAISYLRTQNAVIDQQHIGLMGFSQAGWVLPKISNQQQQVDFAVFVGTAINWLRQGQYHRSISNGTGSNPEFYKTLPDSLLTQAVKQNLSFAAYQNAHQDMLTNDPNFNEGLFTDEARYGFIAKNWMNDASSELSQIDIPILAAFGQDDLNVDINDSIYHYRQAFAHNDPELLSIKPFSGASHGLLQSWFWNTQSPGIAHILMIEFFGKSMFADNSLDQIATWVERQVQH
- a CDS encoding CBS domain-containing protein, whose product is MSTQISSFMETNVIGVALDDSVEKVCQVLDDNKLCCVPVFSPDGAIFGVISASDLVHFSTQRANPKLEHAWELCTHRVIEVAPDISIQQAAEIMSYEKIHHLIVTEGSACVGIISASDVLSAFLKTESI
- a CDS encoding lipase family protein, whose translation is MKKPIPEAKNYDIVPPDMNYLYFEGANQYPFQPNNTEFSEVNAWWLAECSLLAYCHPGFARMAFKLAGFEQFTFFEGTGTECMAAGNQEALIIAFRGTELKSLSALYELKTDLDSMPVAFAEGGKVHQGFAKALDEVWSGEQGLQQFIEQQIVDFPDRPIWLTGHSLGGALASLCFAKVPQAMGLYIYGSPRVGNQQFIEQINHRPIWRVEHAKDPIPMLPPNLPAISFGFEDVGELVYIHSNQQIDYQRPEKSPTEYKALIVNTFKAQEQRRKSLSVDLTEINQHLLESFKEWRDNLKQWQADSKISFTDHMPIYYCVKLWNNLPE
- a CDS encoding exodeoxyribonuclease III, translating into MRLVSWNVNGIRAVMKKDFMASLESMQTDILCLQETKAQDDQVVEALNELEGYHIYSNSAVKKGYSGTAILSKQQPINVEYDMGIEEHDQEGRVIAAEYEQFILVTVYTPNSGSELKRLEYRQQWDADFLAYLKALEERKPVLVCGDLNVAHKDIDLARPKPNYNKSAGYMQAEIDGIDNLTAAGFVDTFRLKKQDEVKYSWWSYRAGARGRNIGWRIDYFLVSEVFAAQVSDADILNDVMGSDHCPVQVDVAV
- a CDS encoding DUF3892 domain-containing protein, which translates into the protein MAKNINGNKDGTNGENQSYTIRGRGVVSRSKLVQEINAGRHPDFHVIDVNGQKFARANRDCSTNNNIDK
- a CDS encoding glutathionylspermidine synthase family protein, encoding MLRVPIKERLNWQQQAKEYGFNYHTMYGDKYWDESAYYQFSLEQIENGIEAPTEEIHQMCLEVVDKVVRDEQLMRRFCIPEKHWDFVRQSWLNGEPCLYSRLDFCYDGKGDAKLYENNADTPTSVYESGFWQWLWLKDNVDQGVLSPASDQFNSLQEKLVNRFSDLQYLTPGRELHFACCKDTDEDRGTVQYMEDCAIAAGLDTKFVFVEDIGIDAEKRFTNLNDEVITWMFKLYPWEFMFDEEFGDSLGKQNIRWLEPAWKSIISNKALLPMLWKMFPNHPNLLPSFFEDQLSQANFSAGIVKKPIFSREGANISILRGEEKIANTHGPYGEEGYIYQALHELPRYGDNFTLIGSWLVDDQAAGISIREDSSLVTQDMSRYLPHIIL